The Gopherus flavomarginatus isolate rGopFla2 chromosome 16, rGopFla2.mat.asm, whole genome shotgun sequence genomic sequence CatgaaaagaacccaggagtcctgatcttCCCCAACTCTAGCCATTGGACAGCACTCCCTCTCAGTCGGTGAATAAATGGTGCTAGAGACCAGGCCCATCAGCTCACCTGCTTGTGACAACAAGGAAGCCCCTCACCACTCGAAAGCTGAGAAAGAGccgctgcgccccccccccccccccacggtaTTGGTCTGCATAGTTGATCCATAATTGGACTGAGGGGTCAGCTGTGTGAGGTCTctcttgcccccccccacccccccccttaCGACGCGCGACTTACCTTATAAAACATGTCCCTCAGGTCATCCTTAGGGCTCACCCACGAAGCAACAGCGTCGCAGAAGAAAATAAAGTCCTGGAACAGGATAAAGGTGCTTGCGAAAGAGCCGACACAGACCCCAGTGCAGCGTGAATCAAGAGTCCCACGTTAAGGCCAGGCAGGACCTTTTGCTCCAGTCTGATTTCCTGCGGAACAGAGGCCAGGGAACCTCCCCCAGCAATTCCCGTAGCAGGCCCAGCGCTTCTGGATGAGCTACAGCAAATCTTCGCAGGGAGACTCTTTTTAAAGTGCTGCTCAACCTGAACAACAGTGGCACCAATTCCACTCCAATACCAACCTTGACTTGAAGACCGCgaatgatggaaaatccaccatgccCCTAGGTAAGttgctccagtggttaattactctatggttaaaaaaaatcgcccctatttctagtctgaatttttctagatGCAGCTTCCGGCCGTTGGCTCTTGTTATGCCTTTTCccgctagattaaagagctgggTTTATGGTGTGAAGCGACACCTGTCTCATATCACAAGCAAAGCAGGGTCAGGGCTTAACAAGGCAAATCCCAGGCTGTTGCAGGGAGAGGCACGAGTGGCTTGGGAGGGGgcactcttcctcccccccccaacccccccgtgtGACTCTGCAGGGCACTATGCTGCAGGGTCAGAGACTCAATAGGGGGCATACTCCCCTTGAAATCAGAACAGACCCCAATACCCCACTGCAGCACTAGGGGGCACAGTGCTatggggagcggggtgggtgaCTCTGTCAGGCCCCCACTCCTGCAGTCAGTGCAGACACTAATGCTCCAGCGCAGTCCTGCAGCCATGGGGGTTGTGTGGAGGGAGATCCAGCTGGCCACCACACAGCCCTAGAGAATAGCTGAAGTGCTGTTACCTGCACGACTCCGCCGGGATTCACCCCGATCATCATGCAGATGCCACGGAAGGCAGAGTCCTTCTCTTCGTTATCACGGATATTCCGCAGAGACGTACACCTGGAAGGCAGAGCACACCCCACAATCAGTGCCGGAGGGGCTGGGCAGACAGCAGGGAGGGGGACTATTAGGCTGAACAGCTGCACATCCAGCAGTGCCAGTGCACTGGTGCAACCACAGCTAGGTAGATCAGCCCATGGCAGTTGAGCCCAAGAACCAGAGCTAAGTTACTCCCTAGTATAGCAGAATTAGGATCTGGGGATGCCTGGTGTTAGTGCAGAGACACCCTCATGCCAGTACTAGCGTCTCACCCTTCTGTCGATAGATGCTTGACAAACGGATCTCCCCCAGGCTCAATGGCAGTGTTGGGATTAGAACCCAAACGCCCAGTCCAGTATCTCTCCATTGGCCCatcctgcctccttcccctctcagCAACTCATCTGAGGTTTCAGATACTGCGATAACTCAGGGCCTTTTTTCCCTAGGTTGCTGAAAGTCGGCTCTGTGCTGGGGCGGgtgatagttcagtggtttgatgggggagggatagctcagtggtttgagcattggcctgctaaacccagggttgtgagttcaatccttgaggccgccatttagggatctggggcaaaaatctgtctggggctcggtcctgctttgagcagggggttgaactagatacctcctgaggtcccttccaccatgaaattctatgattctatatttggCCTCACTCGCCTGCTGAGGCCTGGTCTGAGCGACCGTTCATGTAGTTATGCTGAGCACTGGCATCCTTGTCAGCACACTGCAGCATTAATAGATTAAAAATCcaccggggtggggggtaattttTAAACAGGACATTGAACTAGCTGGAGCCCAAACGGAACCAGTGCTGCACTGCAGATGAGGCAGAGCTTATCTCCAGAGAAATCGGAGTTGCAGGCTCCCTGGGGAAGGACTCGGTTGCTCCTGTTCCCAGCCTTTGTTTATGGAAACAAGCCCCCGGTTGTATTCCCTTTGCTCAGGGGACTAGTTTAGTCAGAGAAACGGGGGAAATCTGTGGTGGGCCCCCCCGGAAAGAAGCTTGCTCAGGTATGTAGAACCTCTCCTTGGTGTGGGATCGCGCATGGAGTTTCACCAAACCTTTCTGAGAAGCTGTTGTGTGCAAGGAGCACCTGATCCTGAGACTCAGGAAAGAGCACCACGGGGGGAGGGAAGGCCCCTGAAATTATTTCTAAAGACTGGCAAATCCCCCCCCGAGAAGATGGAGGTTGAAGCTCCATCCACACTGAGATACAGAGTCATGCAATACACAGCTCTCACAGATGGCAAGTAAGTGTCACACCCACACAGAGCAGGCCCAACTCTGGATACGTCAAATGCTTTGTCAGCTAGTTTCATGGCCCTGgttgctgtagtatctgagaaCCTCCGAATCCTCCTCATGCTTATCCTCACAACTGAGACAGGGCAGTGCCATTATCcagacggggaaactgaggcagagacactgcatgacttgtctaaggtcagaGGAAGTCAGTTGCAGAGCAGGGTCCTTGATTCAGGCCCAGTTGAATCCCCATTTCAAGCATAGACAGGCATGAGTGCTGCCCCAGTTCACTCAGCTCCATCCCACAGGCAGGGTCTCATCTGGAAGTCACCCAAAAAACCCCACTCCCACAACTGCACTGGGCAGCGTGGGCTTGGGGCTTTAGgatcccagaatgcactggtgCAAAGAGCTTGGCAGAAGAGCCTGGACCACTGGAAGCTTCTTGCCAAGATGTCCGTCAGGCCGTGCTGCCCCTTGGAACAGACCACctcctcccaggaagcagccatgAACCCTTCAGCCAAACCCCTTTTCTCTATCAGACTATTTCCCCCGCTCCAACTGTGGTTTCACTAACCAGGGTCTGATAAACTGCTGTAGCATTGGCGCGACCTCTTGAGGGCAAACGTAACCCAGGCGTCCGATGGTGATGGCTGGAAGAGAGACAATCCCATGACGGATCTGAGCAGCGAGTACGTCCGGAGGATGCAGCACATGCCAAGAGAAGTAACTAAAGGACTGGGAGAGCGAAACGCCTTTCCCCTCTTGAGTGGCCAGGTCAAGTCCAGCCAAGATTAACAGCGAGCTGACAGGCCATTTGGTAGCACTGGTCCAGTTCCTCCATCCACTTTGCATGATCCTACAAGTAGCTGTCCTGTTTTGCTGACAGCCTCAGCAGTGAAACAGAGCTGGACGGCCAAAGACCAAACTCCCATCTTGGCCAGTGGATGCCCTCCAGGGCGGGGCGGATGCCCAGAGGCAGGAACTGGCGTTTGGGAAGCTTGCCCGGCTGCTGTCAGGACTGTACATGTAGATTTTGGCTGTCAACTGGCTTCTTTCACCAGGCTCAAGGTCCCTACCGCAGGGAAACCACCTGTAGGAAGTGGGTCTACCCCCTAAAAGGCCCAGGGACCAGCTGTTGCAGGGCAGAGCTCCTTTAAGAACAGGTGCTTGAGCGGGATTCTGGGCTAGGGGACAggccagcagccccaccccccatttaAGGGTAGCAGCAGGGAGAGCAGCTCCTCCATATCCCCCCATTGACTCCCATTCAGGCACCTTTCCAGCCGATGGCACATCGGTGTCTCCCTGGCCAGACCCTGTTCCCACTGGCGTCCAAGCCAGTTTCACTCTTGGGAGCGGGATTCACTCCAGTCACTGCATCCCTCACATGCGCAGAGCCAGAGGTGGGGGGTGACATGCTAGGGGTCCCCAGCTCACCTGTGTTCTCCAGCAGCGTTTTGGGGGTGTTTGGCCGGTTGATAATCTCCACTAGGTTGTTCAGGACCATCTGGACGTACGGCTGCATTTCCGCCCCTGTCAGGAAGGAGAGTGCAGTCAGCTCCATCTTTGACGTGGCTCATTAAGCTTCCCCCTAGGGCAGATCTCAGCAAATGAATATTCATTCAGAGCCCCTCTGAGAGGCAGATCGGGATTAGTGCcactgcagatggggaaactgaggcacagataaggAAATGTCCGAGATCAAACAGTGGCAGACTAGACAAGGCCTAGActaggagtagaacccaggagccctgactccagcctccCTCCCTAGGCTGCACACACAATGCCAGAGCCACCGACCCATTGCACGAGGTAGGATCTCCACTTCTTTGTGGTGCGGGGACAGATCTACCACCAAACGCCAGGGTTACTGTAACCGAAACAAGTGCGATGCAGCTCCCATCAGCGCCCCCGGGCTCACCAAGATCAGTGcagcccacccagccccaaacacGGCCGCTTCTAACTCCAAGGCACTCGGCAGCCCCTAGTGCTCACCACCTCTCCCCCGAAGATTTGTGCGGGTGCACTACCCTCTCGTCGGCAGGGAAGGATGCCGCGTGGTTGTCTCTAACAGCCCTGGCGTgggaggaggagagcagcagAGGCCAGTGCCAGCCTGGCAGGTTCTTGGCACGCTTACCCATCTGCATGCAGATCTCCCCAATGGCCCAGGTAGCGTTATTGCACACCGAGATGAACTCCGGGTTCAGGTTGGTGCCCAGGATGGGCATGAActcagctgagcagagaggaagaggaaggacaCAGGGTTAGCACTGCAGAGGTTGCAGGTGGGGCACATCCCATCTCAGGTGTTGTACCGTGTCTCCGCCCCACCCATCACCGTAGTATCTGGGCACTTTCTAGGTAAAGTCAATAACAGCAGCAAAGCCCTTGGTTggcttcatggagtctctggctcttctcAGGACCAGCACAGTATGAAGAGGCCTACAGGCGAGACAGTTCTTCCTTCACGTGGTACTGGCTGGAGGCCCTACCTGAGACTGGGGCCTCGGGGCGCCTGGAGCTGCCCAAATACAGAgtgagatagtccctgccccccaagagcTCGCAGGCTGGACAAAGGAAAGGCtcctcacccccattttacagaagggaaaactgaggcctgTAAGCTATTTAATGACTTGCCCGAAGTCATGCAGGGAACCTGTGCCGGAGCTGGGATTGAACCCAGCGTCTCCCatgtcccagccccactcccctctctgCCGTTCACTCTGGATCAGACAGTATGAATACTTTGACGGTCATAGCAAGAGCTCTGCCTGAAAGACTTTTCCATCACTTCCAGAGGCAAGCGGGCCCCCGTGACCACAGCAGCAAAGTGAGGGATCGGCGCAGGGACCTACCAATACAGGGCTTGACGTGCATGAAGCAGGCTTTAGTGAGGTCTCCCAAGAGGGCGAATGAGCTCTGCCGAACCTCTGGCATGGTGTCCTGCACAGAGCAACAGCGAAGGGTTAGACTGGGAGAAAGTCAGCCACCCAGGGTCAGCTGTTAACCCAGGGTCCAGAGCCGGCTGACCTGCATGCACTGGAAGAGCAGCGTCATGATGTTGCTTCTGGCCACCAGCTGCTCCACGTGGCACCCTAAGCCCTCCGCCAAGCCGCTCAGCAGATCCAGGGCCACGATCATGAAGTCTTTGTCGGGGGCCTCATACTGGTCCGGTTGCTGATTGTACATCTGATCGGGAGATGGGTTAAAGGCCAAGTCTTTTACCACAGGGAACTCCCCACCCTCAAAACACCCTCAGCTCGGAGCCCTACATGCTGTGCTTGTGGCTACGGCACTGGATTCGTGCTCAACAGACCCAGATTGAATTCCCAGCTGAGCACGTCACTCCCCCTCCCAAGTCTCATCTGTAAATCGGGGAGAAACACGCGTCCTTTGTCTCGTCTATTTCAATCACAGGCCCTTTGGGACAGGCTCGGCTCTTAGTAGGTGTCCCAACAGCTCCCGACAACGGGGCGCCGCCTGCACccaataatatataatatatggagatatacttatctcaatgaactggaagggaccccgaaaggtcactgagtccagccccctgccttcactagctggacgaagtactgatttttgttctagatccctaagtggccccctcaaggactgaactcacaaccctgggtttagcaggccagtgctcaaaccactgagctatccctacccaATGCTCGATGCTCCCAGGCACTAGTGCAAGACGAAGGACAACGGCCCAAGCTCCCTGTCTCACCTGCTGCAAGGAGTCCAGCACTTACCATGGCCTGCGCGAGCGTTTTCTGCACCAGCGTGACGCAGCGCTGGTAGACGGGTTCACAGTACGGGAGGAAGCCACTCTGGAGAGCGGTTGCTACAGACGACAAGCACTGGAGAGAGACACACGACACCTCAGAGAGGACGTTTAGAGGGGTCCATCAGACCCAACCCCTCCTTTTATCCTGATCTCACACAGGTCTGTATCCTTCCgatcccacctctccccctcccccggctaaGCCATCACACTACAACTCAGGcatcagctgctgctgaagaTGGGAGACCATGACACACAACCCTATCTCTCAGCATGCTCTCTCCCACCTGTTTCTCACAGTCACTCACTTCTAACAGAGGGAAGAGATCCTTGTCCTCATCCTTCAGTTCATTCCACTTCTGGATCAGAGGAGGCATCAGCTTCTGGATATACTCCTACAGGAGGGAGGCAGGAAAATAGACCAGTGTTATCATGAGGGGGGGGTTTACACTAGGTCTAGTATGAGTACTTTTATataccctccccatccccacaacACCATCTGATCTGAGTACATTGCACTCTGTAGGGCTGTGCTCCTGTCTGCATTTTAtagttggggaactgaggcacagagaggctaagtgacttgcccaagatctcatggggagtctgtggcagagttagGAACCTAACCCAGGTCCCCACGCCCCAGGCTAGCGTGCTAACCACTGCACCATCCCTCTCCAGCACTCTCAAAGCCAAAAAACAGTCCCCACACTGCTTCAGGATTCGAATGTTCTTCCTTTATCACTGTTCCTCGGTGCGGAGCTGCGTGGCGAAGGCACCAAGGGAACCTGGTAACGCAGCCGCAGCGGCTGCTGACAAGGACGTGCTGCAGCAAGTGTGTAAGGGCAAGGAATGGAGGGGTCAGCAGACACCAGGGGAAAGCGGCCACGGTGCTTTATTACTGTCACGTTGTGCAGGGGGAAAGAGGCTGCAGCGGAGCGGTAGCCCCGGCGCACTGGCAGTCAGTCGGATGGAGGGTGTAGGCGGCACATACCGGCTGGTTTAGGTGGTGCCCCACGGAATCGGCGAGGGTGCCAATTGCATCATACAGGATCAGCAGGTTCTTGTGCTGGTATTTCCCAAAGGCAAAGACCAGGGTGTCCAGGATGAAGCTGAGGTAAGGGACAAGCTCCGTGCAAGCCTCCTCCTCTAGAGTTGCAAAGGCGCTGGGAagggggggtagggggtgggcaaAAACAACAAACAGCATTAGCCCAAACAAAGAGAACCTGACAGGTCCCAGGAAGCAGCACGAAGCCAGCAGCAGACTCAGCACAGGGCAGCCAGATAAGTCCAATTCAGAAAGCAGATGAAACCCACTTTGTTTTCCCTCTTGTAATAAAACAACCCATGAAGCAGCTCATACGAGCCCCATGAGCTGGCTCCCCACAACCCACGATACCCACCCCAACTGCTGGCTTTGACCAGAAGCACCAGGCCATCTCCCCACCCCATGGTAATTCTCCGGATCAGAACATCAATAAACACAGTCAGTCACAGTTAAGATCAAACTTCAAGTTCCTCATCACGTCCAGAGAAAAGCATCGCGGGAGATGGGGAAGATCCAGCTTGAGCAGCGACTATGTCTCAAGCCAGGCCTCACATCCAGGACCAGTCTAGGCAGACCGTGGATGTTAGGGAGGATGGTTCAATGAGAGACGGTTACTGCTCTCCTCAGTTCACCTGCTATAGCAGCGACACAGGCACCAATGGCTGGTACTGGGAAGCTGACGCTAGCCCCAGATCGTAGCCAGGGTGACTACAGATGCTGGGGAGGAAGAGTGGCTTGCGTGGCCACTGGCAAACCTTTGCCGATATCCCAGGGGCACCATAAGGGTGCGTGATTCAGGATTAAagaggctggggactgcagcTGTGGAAGGGGAAATCTGATCACAGGACTGTCTTTAGCATGGGAAAACCTCTCGGCACTGGTCTGCAACTGCTTTGATTCCCACGCCCCAACACCGCCCCATACTCCCAAGTACCTGcaggctgcctcctgcaccctCTTGTTGCTGTCGAGGATGCGTTTGAGCAGCTCCGTCATCAGCGGCTTGAGGTGCATGTCGGGGGGCTGGCTCACCACCCAGTGGGCATAGCGGCTGAGGGTCCAGCAGGCGATGGAGCGCACCAGGGCCTTCTTGTCCGACAGGCACTGGATGAGGTGCGGGATGAGCTCGGGGAGGTAGGGCACCATGCCCTGCATGCAGCCTGATAGAGGGGGTAGAAGGGATGCTCCTCTAGTCTGTTGGACTGTTCAGCCATGGCTCCCTCTAGCAATGCTCCTAGGTACTGCTGGGCCTAGCCCCGCAGTTAGAGCCAGGACAATTACTACCTCTGATCCCCATCCCACAGGGGTCTCTGGGGAGGATCAGCTGCTGGGACAATCCTCTtagcctttttctttttaaaataaaccaatcATGTGCCACAAGTTCCTCAGTCCCAAAGCACCTGAGGCAGGTGGCAGGAAATACCAGCGCTAGTGGATTTGGGCACAGGCCAGGGTTCAGTTACAAGCTCCAGAaacctctggaactcattgccacaggatgccACTGAAGCCAAGAACCTAGCAAGAGTCAAAGAGGGGTTGGATGTTTCTATGGATAACAAGGATAGCCAGAGCAGTCACTAAAAGCACTGGAAGGACACAAAGCCTCACGCTTTGTGGTTTAAGTTCATCTGATAATAAGGGGTCATGAGACCTCCAGTGGGGGGAATTACCCCACATCTGCTCCTGCAGGGCTCTTATGCCCCCACCCTGTACAGCACTGCACACTAGACCAGTTATGTTGCCTCCCCACCACCAAGCATCGATGTGGATGtgatccactgctgcagctcccacgcACGGCACTTGCCTTCAGCGATGGCCCCCAGGACTAGAATCCCAGACTCTTTGATGACCCACTCGGGgtggaagagcagccccttgaGCAGCGGGAGGAGGTGCGGGAGGAGCTCATCTCGGAACACGTTGGCCAGAACGTCCAGGGCCGCAGCTGAACACTTCCCTGTGGGGAGGGAGATATgttcattatttatattatggcagAGCCAAGAGGCCCCGACCCCAACTCGGGGCCCTGCTGcgccaggtgctgcacacacaATCCAGACTATCCCCAGCAGGCAGCACTTAGGACACCTGGCTTTTCCAGGCAGGGCGAGGACGTTGCCACACTATGGCCGATGCTTTGCTTAGGTGTCACCCGACCATCCCCTAAAGTTACATCGACAACGCTCTGCCCAAACCAGACCTTGGCGCGAGCCCGGCCCCTCCCGACCTACTCAGGTTCCAGTCCGACAGCGTGTCGTCATCGTCATCCTCATCCTCCCCGTCCTCGTCATCCTGCGTCCGGTCTTCCTCGTGCTGCAGGGTGACGGTGCGCGACTTGTGGAAGCGGGGCTTGATGTCCTGCTCACTGTCCGGGATGGCCTCGTCCTCTTCCACATCACCCTGGGGTGACAGAGAGCGGTTCGGATACAGCAGACAACCGTAAGACAGTTCTCAGCGTGGGGCACTCTGGAGAGCAGCTGCTAGcgaccctctgcccttccccttaAACAAGAACCACAGTCGGACTCCAACAGGCGTCTGGGAGTCCAGCTACATCGCAGCTGGAGCTGTAATTTCCAGCCCGGAGAGAcgtacctgtgctagctctgatcagGCTAGAGCACTTCAGATAGCAGCACAGTCCCAGCGGTTCAGGCGAAGCACCCCGAGCACGATTCTGTCCGAGACCCCGGGTACATACTCAGCCGGCGAGCCCACCGTGACTACATGTCTGTCTTTAGTGTGCTAATCTGACAGGAGCAAGCGCGAGTGCATCTCCCCGAGCTGGAAATGCCATGTCCCGCTGCAGTACAGCCGTACCCAAAGACACACAGCCTGGGAATTCACATACACCCCCACCGCACGGCTTGTGCCGCCATGTTCCTTAAGTGCTATGGAGAAATTTCAGGAGCAACTCAGGTGCTCACCTGCCTTTGAAATTCACCCCGGTGGCTTCGCAGCACGCTGCTCAGGCCCTCATGCCACATGCATCTGCTCTGCGTATTAAGcttctgtcaaactctctctctctctagagggAAGGCACTGGCACCCAACCAAGAaagcaccctctgccctgctgtTGAGAAGTGGAGGGTTCAGCCACCGTCAAGACAATCCCCAGCACGTCTCattggtagatctcaaagcattgcGGTataattatcccattttacaaggggggaaactgaggcacagagaaggaagtgacttgccccaggtcacccaaCGCACCAGTGGTGGAACTGGGAATCGATTTCAGCTCTCCCAAGTTCCAGTTCCCTGTGCTACCTTCCACTAGAGGGGTTGTAGGGTCAAGTCTCTGGGTTCTTACAGGCGCAGTTTTGCAGAGATCTCGTAGCAGTATGGGACACACGGCCCCTGCTAAGGTCACGCCTGTACCTAACACGCTCCTGTTTTAGATCCCGGTCACGCCTCCTTGGATCAGACAGTATGAATACAACCACCATCATTGTCGTCAGGTTGGAAATTATGCATCACTTCCAGGAGGTCATGAACCGGTACCTCTCCCTCACCTGAACCTATGACTGACAACATTGCTAGAGGTCCTTTTCCTcattaggtgtattacagtagtgaCCCAGGAGCAAGGCATCGTTTTGAAGACACAGTGCCTGCCCCAGATAACTTTCACACGAAACACAAAGCACTATTCCCactgcacagatggggaaactgaggtgtacggagattaagtgacatgcccaaggtcacactgggtgagtctgtggcagagccgaGACCAGAACCCTGGTCCCAGTGCAGCATCTTACCTGCCAGCCCATCCTCCCTCTAGGAAGGATCCCATGAAACAGGGAGCTTCACTGCCAGCAATTCACAGACGGCTGCAAGGCTCCCCTTTCGATGAGCATACACCATGTGGCCCCGGACATGACAGTCCTGGAGACTGATGCCCTCTGCCCAGGGTACAGCAAGCCACACTTCACTCCTAACACCCACCTCACCGTGCCTCAGTAGCTGGATCTCAGTCTGGCCCACTCCTGACCGGGCCACAAGAGGGGGTTAACTAGTGCCAATGGAGCGGGGAGGTGCGTGACTTGAGGTGAAAATGAGTCCCAGGAGGAGACTGAGACCTGGTAACTAGCTTTATTCAGGCTACCCAACGGCTACGGCATCCAGTAACTCGGGTactaatattatatatattacgGTAGCACTTAAGAGCCCCACTCATGGACCAGGATCTCATTGTGCTGGGTGGTGTGCAAACTGACCAaggagacagtccccgccccacgGAGCTCTCAACCCAAGTTAAGTAATGCTGAACGCTTTGCTACACTGCAAACACAAATGTCTTAATAAATCAATACATAAGGACATCAGAAcgactgtactgggtcagaccaaagatccatccagcccagtatcctctccgCCGACAGTGGCCactggcaggtgccccagagggagtgaacctaacaggtaatgatcaagtgatctctctcctgccatccatctccaccctctgacaaacagaggctagggacaccattccttacccagcctggctaacagccattaacggacgtaacctccatgaatttatccaggtctcttttaaacgctgttatcgtcctagtcttcacaacctcctcaagcaaggagttccacaagttgactgtgcgttgcgtgaagaagaacttctttttatttgttttaaacctgctgcctattaatttcatttggtgaccccctagttcttgtattatgggaataagtaaataacttctccttatccactttctccacatcactcatgattttatatacctctatcatatccctccttagtctcctcttttccaagctgaagagttctAGCCTCTTGAATCTCTCCTCgaatgggaccctctccaaacccctaatcattttagttgcacttttctgaaccttttctagtgccagtataatACGGCTGGTAGGCAGCACATTAAAACAGACAGAGATTCTCTTTTGATTTGCAAACAATGATCTAGGTAACTTGGAGGCAGATACAGCTCCCTGCCCTTTGAAGGGATAATTTGAGAAGAGAATTTCACACACGGCAGGTTTCAGATTATCATATTTAGCAAgcattagtcccattttacagccAGGAAGGACTAAGGCAAAGAGAAAGGAAGGAACATGGCCGAGGCCACAGGAggaatcagtgtcagagctgggatcctggctgtcCCAAGTGCACCCCCTACCCCTTTGCATTGACAGACACGTACCTTTAGCAATATGATATCGATTTCAGAGTATTTCATTCCATTCACCAAGATCGGAATCAATCTGTCAAGAGGAGGGGGAATAAGGGTGGATTCAAAAATCAGGGTCTGAGCAGAGGGAGGTGAAATCAGAGTGAGGCAAGTGCCTATAACCAGCCAGAActagagaacaaaggggacaacTGAGCGAGTTGTTGTGTGTTCTAAATGTCTTCAATTGTTCGGTTATTGAAACCACTTGCAACGAGCCAAGAGCTTCAGGCTGAATCTGCTTGTGCAGAGGCCTCTGAGCCACCAGCTGGACAGACTCTTCCACTGACCTTCCAGGGGTTACGACTCCAGAGCTGTGTCTCTCAAgagcatggatttttcacactcgagAGACGCAGCCATGCCAAAGTAGGTTTCCAGCCTAGATCAGCCCTGAGCAATAACCaatatccaacccccctgttcagGCTTATCCAATACTTGGAGCTATGCAGTCAGCTCTCAATGGGTTCTGCTCATTTTACAGACCAGCAAACAGAAGCAGCTAGCCCTTGCTGAAAACCAGTGGCAGAGCAGaaaagaagccaggagtcctgactcccagccctcacCACGCTAACCACTCAACCACACTCCCTCCCCAGAGCTAGAGatggaatccaggagtcctgactccaagcTCCCAATGCActagcccagtggtccccaaccttttcatccagaggcatcgctgccgaaatgctgaattttggcagatgctcgaccgccgccatggcacccgcactcaccatgttggggacccctgcactAGCCCATAAATCCCATCTTCAATTatttagttaaaaaaacaaaccctctttGCACTAACGTTCCTTCTTTTAAAATAGAAGAAGAAAGCGAATTTTATGGTGTCTGCACATTgcatggaacccaggcgtcctgacttccagtcccctGGTCTAAACCTCTAGGTCACCCCCCGAgatgggaataaaacccagaagtcctgactcctagccctCTGCTCAGTCCATCGCCCCTAACCGGGGATCCT encodes the following:
- the TNPO2 gene encoding transportin-2 isoform X1, producing MAPHKLQLCTMDWQPDEQGLQQVLQLLKDSQSPNTATQRVVQDKLKQLNQFPDFNNYLIFVLTRLKSEDEPTRSLSGLILKNNVKAHYQSFPQPVAEFIKQECLNNIGDASSLIRATIGILITTIASKGELQMWPELLPQLCNLLNSEDYNTCEGAFGALQKICEDSSELLDSDALNRPLNIMIPKFLQFFKHCSPKIRSHAIACVNQFIMDRAQALMDNIDTFIEHLFALAVDEDPEVRKNVCRALVMLLEVRIDRLIPHMHSIIQYMLQRTQDNDENVALEACEFWLTLAEQPICKEVLSSHLVQLIPILVNGMKYSEIDIILLKGDVEEDEAIPDSEQDIKPRFHKSRTVTLQHEEDRTQDDEDGEDEDDDDDTLSDWNLRKCSAAALDVLANVFRDELLPHLLPLLKGLLFHPEWVIKESGILVLGAIAEGCMQGMVPYLPELIPHLIQCLSDKKALVRSIACWTLSRYAHWVVSQPPDMHLKPLMTELLKRILDSNKRVQEAACSAFATLEEEACTELVPYLSFILDTLVFAFGKYQHKNLLILYDAIGTLADSVGHHLNQPEYIQKLMPPLIQKWNELKDEDKDLFPLLECLSSVATALQSGFLPYCEPVYQRCVTLVQKTLAQAMMYNQQPDQYEAPDKDFMIVALDLLSGLAEGLGCHVEQLVARSNIMTLLFQCMQDTMPEVRQSSFALLGDLTKACFMHVKPCIAEFMPILGTNLNPEFISVCNNATWAIGEICMQMGAEMQPYVQMVLNNLVEIINRPNTPKTLLENTAITIGRLGYVCPQEVAPMLQQFIRPWCTSLRNIRDNEEKDSAFRGICMMIGVNPGGVVQDFIFFCDAVASWVSPKDDLRDMFYKILHGFKDQVGEENWQQFSEQFPPLLKERLAAFYGV
- the TNPO2 gene encoding transportin-2 isoform X2, translating into MDWQPDEQGLQQVLQLLKDSQSPNTATQRVVQDKLKQLNQFPDFNNYLIFVLTRLKSEDEPTRSLSGLILKNNVKAHYQSFPQPVAEFIKQECLNNIGDASSLIRATIGILITTIASKGELQMWPELLPQLCNLLNSEDYNTCEGAFGALQKICEDSSELLDSDALNRPLNIMIPKFLQFFKHCSPKIRSHAIACVNQFIMDRAQALMDNIDTFIEHLFALAVDEDPEVRKNVCRALVMLLEVRIDRLIPHMHSIIQYMLQRTQDNDENVALEACEFWLTLAEQPICKEVLSSHLVQLIPILVNGMKYSEIDIILLKGDVEEDEAIPDSEQDIKPRFHKSRTVTLQHEEDRTQDDEDGEDEDDDDDTLSDWNLRKCSAAALDVLANVFRDELLPHLLPLLKGLLFHPEWVIKESGILVLGAIAEGCMQGMVPYLPELIPHLIQCLSDKKALVRSIACWTLSRYAHWVVSQPPDMHLKPLMTELLKRILDSNKRVQEAACSAFATLEEEACTELVPYLSFILDTLVFAFGKYQHKNLLILYDAIGTLADSVGHHLNQPEYIQKLMPPLIQKWNELKDEDKDLFPLLECLSSVATALQSGFLPYCEPVYQRCVTLVQKTLAQAMMYNQQPDQYEAPDKDFMIVALDLLSGLAEGLGCHVEQLVARSNIMTLLFQCMQDTMPEVRQSSFALLGDLTKACFMHVKPCIAEFMPILGTNLNPEFISVCNNATWAIGEICMQMGAEMQPYVQMVLNNLVEIINRPNTPKTLLENTAITIGRLGYVCPQEVAPMLQQFIRPWCTSLRNIRDNEEKDSAFRGICMMIGVNPGGVVQDFIFFCDAVASWVSPKDDLRDMFYKILHGFKDQVGEENWQQFSEQFPPLLKERLAAFYGV